In the Oscillospiraceae bacterium genome, CTTGCCGGGCAGTTCCACGCCCAGCTGGCGGTACATCTTCAACACGGCCTCAGGGGTGATCTCCTTGGTGAAATAGACAGTAGACTTTGCCATAAAAGGTTTCCTCCTTTAAACTACATTATATCGATTGAAACCGCAGAGGCAGTTCCAAATTGCAATCGGACAGCAACGCACCATCGTGCAAAATTTCCTCGGCCGGGCCGTCGGCGGCAATGTGCCCTTCGTACAGCAGCACCACCCGGTCGCAGGTATCGTAGATAAAATCCAGATCGTGGGAGGCAATCAGCATCGCACAGGGCAGTCCTCGCAAAATTTCTATTAAGTTGTGCCGGTTTTTCGGGTCCAGCGCGGCGGACGGCTCGTCCATCAAGATCAGCTCTGGGTCCAGCGTCAGGATGCCTGCGATAGACGCAAGTTTCTTCTGCCCACCGGACAGCCGGTACACCGGCCGGTCGGCGCAATCCTCGATGTGCACCTGCTGCAAGGCGCGGTGGCTGCGGGCGGCCACTTCCTCGGTCGGGTAACCGTAGTTCTGCGCCGCAAAGGCGACGTCCGCCGCCACTGTGGGCATGAACAGCTGGCTGTCCGAATCCTGGAAAATGTACCCCACTTTCCGCCGGATAGATGCCAAATTTTCGCGCTGCATCGCAAGACCCGCCACTTCCAGCGTGCCCTGCTGCATGGGCAGAATACCCACCAGCAGCTTTAACAGTGTGGATTTGCCCACGCCGTTGCAGCCAACAAGACCCACCCGCTGGCCGGACGCAATGTTCAGGTTTATATCCTGCAAGACCGGCGCGGCGCGGTGGCCATCATAACAAAAGGTCAAGTCCTGCATCGTCAGGATAGACTCGGAATTTGCCATAATATTGTTCCCTTTTTTACAAAAGTCGTCCGGCCAGCTCAAACACCGGCACGGCGCGGAAAACGGCGCAGTAGAAAACCGTTACTGCCAAAAACAGCCAACCGCCGTGCTTTTTCTGCCCTGGCGGAAAAGATCCTGCAAAGCCCCGCAGCTGCATGCTCTCGTACACCAGCTGGGCGCGGTCGATGCTGCGCAGTAGCAGCTGCCCCAGCAGTGAGCCCCACGCCCGGAACTGGATGCCCTTTTGCCCGGGTGCGCGCAGCGCATAGGCGGTGGCAATGCGGATACCCTCCTGCAAAAGCAGCACAATGTAACGGTATATCAGTAAAATTGTGGTGGTGAGCACCCGCGGACAGTGCAATTGCTGTAAAGCCGCGCAGACGGATTCCATCCCGGTGGAGGCAATCAGCACCCACACGGCCAGAAAGCAGAACAGCCCCTTGGCCAGCAGCACGCCCAGCGAGAGTATGCCCCCAGTCACGGACAGCGGCCCCGCATGCAGCAGTACGGCGCGGTCGAACGGCAGGTTGCACAGCCCCACCACGGTTAGCAGCACAGCCACGGGTTTAAACGCCCGCAAGGCGTCGCCGGGGGTAAAGTCCGCCAACTCCAGCAAAAGCAGCGGCCAAAGTCCCATACCCAGTACGCCGGTGAGCTGATATCGCCCAAAGGACAGCGTGACGGCCAGATACACTACCGCCGCCAGCAGTTTGGGCAGCGGGGCCAGCCGGTTCAGCCAGGTATCCCGCGCGGCCAGATCGTCCAGCCGGTGAACATCCTTAATGGCCCTGTGCAGACGATCCACGTCGATGCACCGCCTTTTTTACCAGTTTTACGCCCAAAATCACCACGGCCAGCACCACGACCGCGCCGATGATGCCCGCCGCGCTGGTCCCGGCAGCCGCGTCGGAGCCTGCAAAGTTGTAGTCCGGCAGCAGGGCCGTCCATTCTTGAATACGGGCAAAAAACGCCTGCACGGGGCCGGTGGTTTCCAGTTCGGTGCTGCCGGTCAAACGCTGCAGCGACCATTCCAACCCATCGGGGAAGGCAGATGCCAGCAGCGAAAGCCCGCCTGCGACGACCACGGCCGCGCCCGCCAGCACGCCCAGCGTGCCGCGTAAGGTCAGGCGCTGCTTCTCCCCGGCGGCCACGCCGCCCAGCCACAGCAGACTGGGGCGTGCCTCGTACAAAAACGCAAGCACAGCGGCGGTAATGCAGCCTTCCACCGCGCCAATGGCGAGATGAATGGGCTGCATGGCCAGCAAAAACGCACCAAAGGGCAGCGCCGTAATGCCGGAGGCCAGCGTTTCTACGGATACCGAGAACGCCCCCAGCTGCAGCGAAAGGATGCAGCCAATCAGTGATGCGGCGATAATTTTCGCACGGTTCAGCCCCTTGCGGGTAAAGGTGCGCCAGATCAGCCCGCCCATAAAACAACCGTAGAACGCCATATTCCAGATGTTGGCCCCCAACGCCATCAGGCCGCCGTCGGCAAACAGAAGGCATTGGATGAGCAGCACGCCGATCATCGTCAAAAACGCGGCGTAGGGACCCACGATGGCGGCCAGCAGCATGCCGCCGCACAAATGACCGCTGGAACCCGTGCCGGGGATGGTAAAATTGATCATCTGGGCGGCAAAAACAAAGGCACCCATCACCCCCATCACGGGCACGTTCTTGTCATCGGGCTGCTGGTTCAGCTTGCGCACCGAGCGCCCCGCCGCCACCGCCGAACAGGCGTACATGACTCCGGCAACACCCGGCGCCAATAATGCGTCTGCCATATGCATGGTTAGTCCTCCTTATTTTCGGCCAGTTCGCGCAGGACCTGGCGTGTTACATCTTGATAGGAGCGGCCCGTGCGCTTGCAGATGGCCTTGATGCTCTCATACTCGGGATAGCAGCGCTCTTCTACATCCTCGAAAACTTCGTTCCCATTGCAATGGGGCACCAGGCACATTTTGACCTCTACATCACCCAGTGAAGTGGGAATGGTGTAAATATGGCGCTTCAAGATGCTGCGCTCCATCCGCACGCGGCGGATGCCGATGGTGGTGGTCTCCGCAAAAATGATTTCTTCCAGTGCGGGAATGTCCTCCTCCAGGCAAAGCACGGTCAAAAGGTACGCAGGACGGTTCTTTTTCATGTAGACAGGGCTGTACTGCACGTCCCGTGCACCCGCGGCCAGCAGCCGCTCCATCACGTAGCCCAGCGCTTCGCCGGTGGTGTCGTCGATGTTGGATTCCAGCTTGTAGATGACGTCCTGCGCGGCATACTCGCTGCCTGCGGGGCGGATGAGCATTGCTCGCACCAGGCCGGGCAGTTCCTGCTCCCGCTTTCCGGCGCCGAGACCAATTTTGGAAACGGTGAATTCGGCGGGCAGCTGGTCACTGGTATGCACAGCGGCAGCAATGGCCGCGCCGGTGGGGGTGACGTACTCGCCCTTGGCGCCGGTGATGTGCAGGTTCAGGTGCTCAGCGGCGGCAATGTTCACCACGGCGGGCACCGGGATGGGCAGCACGCCGTGGGCACAGCGGATGCTGCCGGTGCCCTCGTACAGCACGGGGACGATGACGTCCTCGATGCCCAGATTGTCCAAGCATACGGCCGCAGCGGTGATGTCCACGATGGAATCCACCGCGCCGACTTCGTGAAAGTGCACGGTTTCCAGCGTAGCACCATGGGCCTTTGCCTCGGCCTGGCCCAAAATGGTAAAGATGCGCACGGCCGTGGCGCGGGCGCGGTCGGTCAGATCGGCTTTGTTCAGGATGTCCAGCACCTCGGCCAGCCCGCGGTGTGCGTGGTCATGTTCATGGTCGTGGCAATGTTCAGCCGCGTGGTCGTGGCAGCAATGCCCATGGCGGTGCTCATGTCCATCCTCGTCATGATGGTGGTCGTGCTCGTCATGGTTGTGCTCATGCACATCGTGGGTGTGGCCGCACTCCTCCACCCCGCCGTACAGGTAGGCCGTATCGTGGTCGTGGTTCTCGTGCTCGGCGTCCAGCACCACGTCAAAATCGCAGGCGTCCAGCCCGGCCTTTTTCACTCGGCTGATGTTGATGCTGAACCCATCCAGCGGCAGGCTGGCCAGCGCTTTGCGCAGCACAACCTCGTCCGCGCCCAGGTCCAGCAACGCCGCCGTGACCATATCGCCGCTGATGCCGGAGTAACATTCCAGATACAGGGCGTCTTTTTTTTCATTCATACGTTAATCCTCTTTCGTGCCCAGGGCCAGGCGGTTGATTTGGGTGGCCAGATACCCGGCGCCGTAGCCATTATCGATGTTGACGGTGGCAATGCCGTTGGCGCAGGAGTTGATCATCGTCAGCAGTGCGGAAAGCCCGCCGAAGCTGGCCCCGTACCCCACCGAGGTAGGCACAGCAATGACCGGGTTCTGCACCAGCCCGCCGATGACGCTGGCCAGTGCCCCCTCCATGCCCGCCACGGCCACTACGCAGTTGGCGCGCTGGATAGGTTCCAGGTTGCCCAGCAGGCGGTGCAGCCCGCTGACGCCCACATCGTAGATGCGCTCCACTTTCGTGCCGAAAAACTCGGCCGTCTGGGCGGCTTCCTCGGCCACGGCGATGTCGGCAGTGCCGGCGGTGCAGACGGCCACGCAGCCGCGCAGTACCTTGCCGGGCTTTTCTACCTTTATAATGCGGGCAATGGAATCGTACACTGCACTAGGGCAGACGGCCTTGACCAGTTCAAACTGGTGGGGCGTGGCACGGGTGCCCAGTACCTCACCGTCTTCGACGGCCAATTTTTCAAAAATGTTCGACAGAAATTCGTCGGCCTTGCCGCTGCAAAATACCACCTCGCCAAAGCCGGACCGCAGTTTGCGGTGGGTGTCCAGCTTGGCGTAGCCCAATTCCTCGTAGGGGGCGCGGCGGAAAAACTGCTCGGCGTCCTCGACGCTTATCGCGCCGCTGCGCACCTGCTCCAACACTTGTTTTGCGTCCATAGCATCAGCCTTTCAGGTTCAGGGTCTCGTTCATGCTGCCCATGCGGTAGCCCTGCAAGTCCATAGTAACATACGTAAAACCGTATT is a window encoding:
- a CDS encoding energy-coupling factor ABC transporter ATP-binding protein; translated protein: MANSESILTMQDLTFCYDGHRAAPVLQDINLNIASGQRVGLVGCNGVGKSTLLKLLVGILPMQQGTLEVAGLAMQRENLASIRRKVGYIFQDSDSQLFMPTVAADVAFAAQNYGYPTEEVAARSHRALQQVHIEDCADRPVYRLSGGQKKLASIAGILTLDPELILMDEPSAALDPKNRHNLIEILRGLPCAMLIASHDLDFIYDTCDRVVLLYEGHIAADGPAEEILHDGALLSDCNLELPLRFQSI
- the larC gene encoding nickel pincer cofactor biosynthesis protein LarC; translated protein: MNEKKDALYLECYSGISGDMVTAALLDLGADEVVLRKALASLPLDGFSINISRVKKAGLDACDFDVVLDAEHENHDHDTAYLYGGVEECGHTHDVHEHNHDEHDHHHDEDGHEHRHGHCCHDHAAEHCHDHEHDHAHRGLAEVLDILNKADLTDRARATAVRIFTILGQAEAKAHGATLETVHFHEVGAVDSIVDITAAAVCLDNLGIEDVIVPVLYEGTGSIRCAHGVLPIPVPAVVNIAAAEHLNLHITGAKGEYVTPTGAAIAAAVHTSDQLPAEFTVSKIGLGAGKREQELPGLVRAMLIRPAGSEYAAQDVIYKLESNIDDTTGEALGYVMERLLAAGARDVQYSPVYMKKNRPAYLLTVLCLEEDIPALEEIIFAETTTIGIRRVRMERSILKRHIYTIPTSLGDVEVKMCLVPHCNGNEVFEDVEERCYPEYESIKAICKRTGRSYQDVTRQVLRELAENKED
- a CDS encoding energy-coupling factor ABC transporter permease, whose translation is MHMADALLAPGVAGVMYACSAVAAGRSVRKLNQQPDDKNVPVMGVMGAFVFAAQMINFTIPGTGSSGHLCGGMLLAAIVGPYAAFLTMIGVLLIQCLLFADGGLMALGANIWNMAFYGCFMGGLIWRTFTRKGLNRAKIIAASLIGCILSLQLGAFSVSVETLASGITALPFGAFLLAMQPIHLAIGAVEGCITAAVLAFLYEARPSLLWLGGVAAGEKQRLTLRGTLGVLAGAAVVVAGGLSLLASAFPDGLEWSLQRLTGSTELETTGPVQAFFARIQEWTALLPDYNFAGSDAAAGTSAAGIIGAVVVLAVVILGVKLVKKAVHRRGSSAQGH
- the larB gene encoding nickel pincer cofactor biosynthesis protein LarB codes for the protein MDAKQVLEQVRSGAISVEDAEQFFRRAPYEELGYAKLDTHRKLRSGFGEVVFCSGKADEFLSNIFEKLAVEDGEVLGTRATPHQFELVKAVCPSAVYDSIARIIKVEKPGKVLRGCVAVCTAGTADIAVAEEAAQTAEFFGTKVERIYDVGVSGLHRLLGNLEPIQRANCVVAVAGMEGALASVIGGLVQNPVIAVPTSVGYGASFGGLSALLTMINSCANGIATVNIDNGYGAGYLATQINRLALGTKED
- a CDS encoding energy-coupling factor transporter transmembrane protein EcfT is translated as MDRLHRAIKDVHRLDDLAARDTWLNRLAPLPKLLAAVVYLAVTLSFGRYQLTGVLGMGLWPLLLLELADFTPGDALRAFKPVAVLLTVVGLCNLPFDRAVLLHAGPLSVTGGILSLGVLLAKGLFCFLAVWVLIASTGMESVCAALQQLHCPRVLTTTILLIYRYIVLLLQEGIRIATAYALRAPGQKGIQFRAWGSLLGQLLLRSIDRAQLVYESMQLRGFAGSFPPGQKKHGGWLFLAVTVFYCAVFRAVPVFELAGRLL